The genomic region AAGAACGCCTCGAGGAGGCCCGCGAGGAGGGTGACACTGCCGAGGTCGCCCGCCTCGACTCCGCCACCCAGCGCCTTACCCCTGTTATCCAGGAGACCAGCCGCGAACTCCTGCGCCTGCTCGACGTCCCCGTGGTCGAAGCCCCCGCAGAGGGCGAGGCCCAGTGTGCCCACATCGCGAAGCGCGGCGACGCCGAGTACGTCGGCACGGAGGATTACGACGCGCTCCTGTTCGGCGCACCCGTCACCCTCCGCCAGCTCACCAGCAAGGGCGACCCCGAGCGGATGGATCTGTCCAAAACGCTCGACGAACTCGACGTGACCCTCGAACAGCTCATCGATATCGCCATCCTCTGTGGCACCGACTTCAACGAGGGCGTCCACGGGTACGGCCCCAAGACCGCCCTGAAGAAGATTCGCGAACACGGCGACCTCTGGACCGTCTTCGAGGAGGAGGACGTCTACGTCGAGAACGCCGACCTCGTCCGCGCCCTGTTCCGCGACCCGAACGTCACCGATGACTACGAGTTCGACACCAGCATCTCCCCCGACGTGGACGCGGCCCGGGAGTACGTCGTCGAGGAGTGGGAGGTGGACCCCGACGAGGTTCGCCGTGGGTTCGAGCGCATCGAGGACGGCCTGACCCAGACCGGGCTGGACAACTGGACCTGAAGCGACCGATTCTGTCACTGTTGGGCCGGTCGGATTCGCCTCTGGAGAGAATGTCGGGTAGTCGCCGTTCTCTCTCGCTGGTGGCAGGACCGCGACCGCCCCGCGCCGCAACCACACCCTCCCCAGCCGACTCCCTCCGTTCCACTCCGGTCGTCCCTCGCGCGACGCTGGTTCGCGGCCTCCGGCACGCTCACCAGCGCGCGCCAGGCGGTCTTTCAGCCCGTCATCTGTACTCGAACAATCGGTCTGGCGCGTGCAGGCGGGCGGTCTCGTCCGCCCGCCGAAGCGCGCGAGGGATGACTGGAACGGAGCGGAGCGTAGTGGAAGGAATCGGCTGGGGAGGCTGTGGTGTGGTCATAGCCACCAGCGCGAGTCATCACGCCGTTCTTACAGGCCACCTCGATACCAATATGGCCCGAGCAACCAACCAAGACTGCCAGCCAGAACCAGACAATTAAACCCGACGCCCACCTCACCCCGAGTAATGACACCCGAGGAAGTCGCCGACATGATCGAAGCGAACCTCGACGACGCCCAGGCGACCGTCGAACGCGCCCGCGGCGAGCACGACGACGACCACCTGCGCGCCACGGTCGTCTCGCCCGCCTTCGAGGGCAAGCCGCTTGTCCAGCAGCACCAGCTCGTCTACGACGCGCTGGGTGAGCACATGACGACCGACATCCACGCGCTGGAGCTGAAGACGTACACGCCCGAGGAGTACGCCGAGCTGTAGCGGGGACTCACAGGCTACCGACGAGGACGGCTTTTTTACGCCAGCGGGCTACCGTGTCAGTATGGAAACCCTTCACGGACGCGTTCGCATCGAGTGGGCAGTCCGGTCGGTCATCACCGCGGTCGTCCTCGGTGGCATCCTGTTCGGGCTCGACCGGGTCGCCGAACTCGGGCTGGGGCTGGCGATTCCCGTCGCGCTGGCAGTCCTCATCATCGCCATCGGCGTCGGGCACGCGATACTGCTCTACCGCGACTGGCGGTTCGACCTCGAATCCGATTCGCTGTATCTCGAACGCGGCGTGATTACGCGGGTCGAGACCGCCGTCCCCTACGTCCGCGTCCAGCACGTCGACACGCAGCGCGGCCCCATCGACCGGGTGCTCGGGCTCTCCCGCGTCGTGGTCTACACCGCGGGCTCGCGCGGGGCGGACGTGTCGGTGCCGGGACTGACACCCGAGCGGGCCCGCCGACTGCGAAACGAGTTGCGCGACCTCGCGGTCGAGTCCGAACCGGAGGACGCGGTGTAGCGATGCGACTCCATCCAATCTCGGCGGTCTCGCGGGCGCTCCGGTACGGGGTGAACGGCCTCTCGATTCCGTTCTTCCTCGTGGTGATATTGAACACCGTCGGCGTGGGCTCGGTCGACTGGCTGTTCCTCGTCGCCCCGGTCGGGCTCGTGGTGGGTGTCGCCTACGGTGCGATGACCTACCTGCGCTACGAGTACGACCTCGGCGAGGACACCTTCGACGTGGCCCAGGGGGTCATCGGGCGAACCGAGCGCGAGATTCCGCTCCGGCGCATCCAGAACGTCGACGTGTCCCAGAACCTCCTGCACCGGGCCTTCGGTGTGGCAGTCGTCCGCATCGAGACCGCCGGTGGCGGCGGAACCGAGGCGACACTTTCGGTCGTCGCGGAGGCCGAGGCGAATCGACTCCGGCGGGAGATTCGCGAGCGCCGGGCACGAGTCACCGCCGAGGAGGCGGCCGCCCCGGCAGCCGAGACGGCCGCTGAACCCAACGCTGGAGGAGCGGCCGAGACCGGTACCGACGTCGAGGCGGGCGAGCGCGGGCCGGCAACCGCTGCCCAGTCCCCGTCAGCCCCGCCGGCAGGTGCCGAGTCCAGCGCCACCGAGGGCCAGCGTCCCGCCACCGAACCGACCCAGCCCCGCGAACTGACCAGCGAGGTGTTGTTCGAACTCTCGCCGGTCGAACTGCTCGCGCTGGCAGTGACGCGCTTCCGGTTCCGGTCGCTCGCGCTGCTCATCGTCGCCATCCCGCTCGCGGAGGATTTCATCCTCGGACTGCTGCTCAGTGCCGCGGCTCCCTTCGGCGGCCCGAGCACGCTGGACCCCGAGGTGATGACTGGCCAGGAGATGATCGCGGTCGGTGTCGTCGGGCCGCCGCTCCTGCTGGCTGCCTCCATCCTGCTGAGCGTCGTGGTCTCCACGCTCGAGTTCTACGACTTCCGGCTGGGCCGCGAGGGCGACGACCTCGTGTACGAGCGCGGCCTGCTCCAGCGCTACAGCGGTTCCATCCCCCGTGAGAAGGTCCAGACCATCACGCTCACCGAGACCTTCCTGATGCGGCCGCTCGGGTTCGCCGGCCTCACCGTCGAGACCGCGGGCTATGCAGGAAGCCGCGCCAGCCAGGGTAGCCAGTCCGCGGTCCCCATCGCGAAACTGGACCGGACGCTCGCCCTCGCCCGCGAACTGGAGGACTTCGAGGACCTGGAGTTCACCCGGCCCCCGAAACGGGCCCGCCGGCGCTACGCCGTCCGGTACAGCATCCCCATCGTGCTCCTGCTCGCGGTCGGCTACCTCGTCTCGACGACCGTCGCGCAGATTCCCTGGTACCTCCCTGCGGTCGCCTTCCTGGTGGTCCCGTTCGCTGCCCACCTGAAGTGGGCGAACCGCGGCTTCGCCGTCGGCGAGGACCACCTGCTCATCCGCGACGGCTTCTGGAACCGGACGACCCGCGTGGTGCCGTACTACCGCATCCAGACGGTCGTGAGCGAGGCGACCGTCTTCCAGCGCCGCCTCGACCTCGCGACGCTGGTCGCAGACACGGCAAGTTCGGCGACGTTGCTCGGTGGGAGTCCGACCGCGTTCGACCTCGACGAGTCGACCGTGAACGAGTTGCAGACGGGGCTTCGGGAACGATTGCAGGCGAGTCTGCACGGGACGTGAGACATTACGGGGCGGCTCTCGTTTGCTGAATACACCCTCTGAATCCAGCACGCGATTCGTGCCACCCTCCCGGAAGTTCGGGCGCTGTTGTATACGGAGCCCGAAGTGTACACGAGCAAGTGTTGAGGGGTTTCAGTCGGGACCTTGGCCAGGGTGTATCACGCGATACGGCCACCAATGAAGCAGAGGGCTGCTCCCCCAGCGAGGGCAGCGAGGCGGAGGTTTTCGGCGGCCCCGCTATGTGTTCCCCGGTATCTGTACCGCCCCTGCGAGTAGTACCTGCCGTCGTGAGCGACAACAGCGTGCGTGCGTGACCAGTACGAGTACCCGTCGAGTGGGGTGGCCGTGCGGACAGTCCCCTCCTCGACGAGTCGCTGGACGCCAGGGCTGATATGTCGTGCGGGTGTGGACACGAGGTCGAGTGCGGTAGCGTTTGAGACGGATCTGAGGCTGACCCTCGTCGTATCATTTTCGTAGTGTCTGACCGTCGGCTGGTAGAACGCCGGGTCGTGCTCGTAAAAGATGACGAGCTCAGTCTCTGAGTCGAAGCCACGAGCGGCACGATATGTCTCGTCGGAGACGACACGGGGGCCGCCGTCTCTGACGCGGTACCCGAGCACGCATGCAGGAGTACTTGGACCGCATACCGCGGCTTCGTCTATCCACGCTAGTCTTCCAGTGAGATTCGGCTCATCAGGAGGGACTGGTTCTGCGTTGTACTCGTACGTCCAGGCGATTGAACCGATCGGCGCGAAGACGGCTGTCGCGAGCAAGAGCACACCGAGCGAGACGGTGGCGATAGGATAGATTCGAGAATCCTCGGAGGGCATACTTTGACCTCCACATCGTACGGACACAATTCTTTCTACTGAAGAGACTTATCAGAGGAAAACAATTCACCTGCCCTGATGAACCCATCCTCTGTATTCAGCACGACACATCTGACAGGATTGATTCAGAACACCGAGTGAAGCGACAGACCAATCCCTCTGACTCCGTCGGCTAGTTTCACGTCCAGCAGAAGGAAGTCGGGACCCGATTCGGGTCCTCGATTCTCTCGCCCCATCCACAGCTGTCGGGGGTCGAAAACGCCGAAAAACGGAACCGCGACGTGACGTCTTAGACCGGCTGGCCGAGCGCTTCCACGTTCTCAAGCGAACGGTTCTTCAGCGCCTCCCCCGTGTTCGCGTCGAACAGGTGGATGGCCTCCTCGGGGATGTGCGCGACGACCGGCTGGCCGGCCTCGACGCGCTGCATGCCGCCGATGGTCACGATGAACGTGTCCGGGTTGGCCGCCTCGGGGTCGAAGGTGAGGTAGAGGTTGTTCTCGTCGCCGGTCGGCTCGACCACGTCCACGACGGTCTCGAAGTCGTGGTCGCCCTCGACATCCGAGCGAATCTCGATGTCTTCGGGCCGGATACCCAGCGTGAGCTCCGTCGCGTCTCCGACGGCGTCGAGCGTCTCCTGGGAAACCGGGTAGGAGAACTTCTCGGCTTCGAGGCGATTGCCCTGCACCTCGACGTCGAAGAAGTTCATCGAGGGCTCGCCGATGAAGTCCGCGACGAACTCGTTGTTCGGCTCGTGGTAGCACTCCAGCGGCGTCCCGACCTGCTGGAGGATGCCGTCGTCGAGGATGGCGATGCGGTCGCCCATCGTCATCGCCTCCGTCTGGTCGTGGGTGACGTAGACGGTGGAGACGCCGAGGTCCTCCTGGATGCGCTGGAGTTCGGTGCGCATCTTCGCGCGCAGCTTGGCGTCGAGGTTCGACAGCGGCTCGTCCATCAGGAACACCGAGGGGTCGCGCACGATGGCGCGGCCCAGGGCGACACGCTGTTGCTGGCCGCCGGAGAGCTCCCGGGGCTTGCGGTCGAGCAGGTCGCCGATACCCATCATCTCCGCGGCCTCGGTGACCTTCTGCTGTATCTCGTCGTCCGGCATGTCCGTCGACTCCTCGAGCCCGAAGCTCATGTTCTCGGCGACGGTCATGTGCGGGTACAGCGCGTAGGACTGGAACACCATCGCGATGTCGCGGTCCGCCGGCTGCTTGTGGTTCATCAGGTCGCCACCGAGGCGAAGCTCGCCCTCGGTGACGGTCTCCAGCCCGGCGATCATCCGCAGGGTGGTGGACTTCCCACACCCCGACGGGCCGACGAGGACCAGGAATTCCCCATCAGCGATGTCGACGTTCACGTCGTCGACGGCCACGATCTCGTTCCCGTCGTCTTCGACGAACACCTTGGTGATGCCGTCGAGCGTCAGTTCAGCCATCTGTCTTCCTCCTCTGTGTCGTAGTGAATCATCTTAGGCGGTTACTCCTTTCGCGAACTGTTCTCCGAAGAAGATGTACACCAGCAGCGTCGGCAGCGCCGTGACGAACGCTGCGGCCATGCGCAGCGGGAAGTTTGTCCCGGACTGCGAGACGCCGAGGCCTGCGAGGTCCATCGTCACGACCGACGCGTCACCGGACTGTACGATGATGAGCGCGAACAGCAGGTCGTTCCAGATCTGCGTGAACTGGTAGATGAACGTCACTGCGAACATCGGGATGGACAGCGGCAGGATGATGCGCCGGTAGATCTTGTAGACCGTGGCACCGTCCAGCCGAGCCGCCTCGACCATCTCACCGGAGAGGTCCTTGTAGTACGAGCGGAACAGCAGCGTACAGATGGGAATCCCGTACGCGGTGTGCGTGATGACGAGTGCCAGGATCTTCCAGTGGTGCTCCTGGATGAGCGGCAACAGCAATGCGAACGGTTCGAACCATTCCTGCAGCGGGACGATGCTGTACCAGAACTGCGAGAGCGGCACCAGCACGGCCTGGTACGGGATGAAGATACCCGCGACGAACAGGGCGTAGATGCCGACCTGGCGCTTCCAGTGGACGCTCGTCAGCCCGAAGGCGGCCATGCTCCCGAACACCGCCGAGAGGATGGTCGCCGGAATCGTCAGCAACAGGCTGTTGAACAGGCCACTCGCGAGGCCGTCGAACGCCTGTGCCCAGTTCTCCAGGGTGAACGCCGCCGGCGAGAGCGGTGGCAGGTACGGGGCATCGCCCGTGTAGACCGCGTTGCTCTTCAGCGAGGTCATCAGCCCCGTCTCGATGGGGATGAGGTAGAACGTCGCCATCCCGGCGAGGACGGCGTAGAGCAGGACTCGCCGGAGCGAGTATCCGAATAGCTGTACGGAGTCGTCGGCGGTCGCTGTTGCGTTGCTCATAATTGCCCCCGCTGGTACTGCGTGTAGAGGTACGGCGCGACGATGGCGAGTGCCATCAGGAACAGGACGACCGCGATGGCCGACCCGTACGCCCAGTTCCCGTTGCTGTACGCCTCACGGACCATGCGGGTCGCGAGGATGTCCGCGGACGGCCCTGGCTGGTACCCCCCGTACATCGAGTACAGGAAGTCGAACGCCTTCAGCGCGAAGACGACAAGCACGACCGCCGCACTGATGGTCGCGGTCCGCAGCTGTGGGATGATGATGCGCCAGTACATGCGAACGGTGCTCGCACCGTCGACACGTGCGGCCTCGAAGTGTTCGTTCGGAATCGCGCGCAGGCCGGCGAGGTAGACGACCATGGCGTAGCCGCTGAACTGCCAGATGAGCGCGAATATCACCGCCGCGAGTTTCAACTGTGGATTCTGGACGATGCCGACGGAATCGAACCCGAGCGACGTGATGACGACGTTGATGAGCCCGGATTCGCGGTTGTACATGAACAGCCAGAACTTCGCCGTCACGACGAACGAGAGGCTCATCGGGAGCAGGTACACCGTCCGGAAGGTGTTCTCGTACCGGATCTTCTGGTCGACGAGGATGGCCAGCAGCAGGCCGAGCACCAGACAGATGGCCGTGAATGCGACCATCAGGACCAGTGTGTTCCGCGCCGAGTTCCAGATGGGTTCGATGGACAGGTTCGACCACGAGGGTGTCCCACCGGTGAACGCGATGACGTAGTTCTCGAGGTCGAGGTTGCTGTAGTCCGGCGAGGCCGTAAAGCCGGCGAGGTCCGTCAGTGAGATGACGACGTTCCAGATGATGGCCCCGTAGACGAACAGGCCCACGAGCAGGAACGGCGGCAGCCAGAACGGTGCGGACTGGACGCTGGTCCGGTCCAGGAACGACCGTTCCGCCTGCGCCTCGCCACCATCGGTCCGCACCTCCCGCCGACGGTTTGCGAGTGCCTGTTTGAGTTGTGTAAGTTTCTTGCGCATAAAATGTGATACGGCGGTGGTCTCTTAGCTGAACGACCCGAGGAGCTGCCTCGTGGTCTTGTCCACGTCGTAGGACTCGATGAAACCACTGAACGCGTCGAGGACGTTCGTCCGGATCGCCGGCGAGAGGGCGAGGCCGTGCTGGATGGACGGCGGCTGCGCCTCCGAGCTGGTGAAGTCGTCGAACTGGTCCTGCTGGAACGTGTTCAGCTTGGACGGGTCGGCGTCCTTGCGCGGCGGGATGGAGCCCTTCTTCTGGTTGAAGCGGATCTGGGCGTCCGTCGAGCCACAGTAGCTGAGGAACGTCTTCGTCGCCTCGGGCGACGGGTTGTTCGACGGGAACGGGAACGAGTCCATGTTGAGGGCGTAGTAGCCGTCGGTGCCCGGGAACGGGACGTGGTCCCAGTCCTCGCCGTAGTTGAAGTCGTCGTTGCCGCTGTAGGCACCCGCTGCCCAGTCACCCTGGTGGATGAATGCAGCCTGGTCCTTCATGAAGCGGGAGTTGCCCTCGGTCCACGAGATGGACGCGGAGTCGTCGAAGTAGAACTCCGAGTAGTCCTTGACCGTCTGGAGTGCCTTCTTCACCTGGGCCTCCTTGCCGTTCCCGTTGACGAAGGCGTTGTAGCCGGACTGGCCGGCCTGCCCGAGCAGCACGGTCGCCCAGAGCTGGACCGTCGACCAGTTGGAGCTGGTCTGCTGGGCCATCGGGGTCGCGTCGGTGTTGTCGGCGACCTTCTGCATCGCGGCCGTGAGGTCGTCCGGGGTCTCGATGCTGGATGGGTCGACACCGGCCTCCTCGACGACCGCCGTGTTGTAGAAGAGGTTGTTGATACGGTGGATGTTGAGGGGAACCGTGACGTACGTCCCGTCGAGCTGGGCCTGCTTCTTCGGTCCCGGCAGGTAGTTGCTCTTCATGTCGTCGTCCCAGACGTCACCCTCGAGGTCGCCGTACGCGCCGGCGAACTTCTCGAGGTTCTTCCCCGGCCACGCCTGCCACGTGCTCGGCGGGTTGTTCGACTGCATCCGGTTCTGGATGACCGTCCCGAGGTTCTTCCGGGCGGCACCGTTGACCGGTTCCTCCGCGAACTCCACGTCGGGGTGTTCCTCCTGGAACCCTTCGAGGAGCGCTGCGATGGCGTCGGAGCCGTCGCCGCTACTCCAGGCGTGGAGCAGTTCGATGGGCTCCTGGCTCTCACCGCCACCGGTAAGGCCACCGATACATCCGGAGAGTCCTGTCAGTCCGGCTGCACCGGCAGCGCCGGCTGTTTTCAAGATACTACGCCGCGAAACGTCAGAGGTTGAATCGTGTCCTGTCATGCCACCACGTGCCTCACGCTGCGTGAGACTTACGGGAGCTTTACGGATGCCCACACTTAACACTTGCCCAAATTAATTCACATCCGAGTGAATATTGAAGGTTTACAACGGCTGTAGTACCGTCTTTTCGTTTTCGGAAACTGTCGATTTGGGTATAAACACTGTCCACTCTCAGAGGAGTTTCGAGATAGTTGATAACATACAACATGGTGGTTCGACGGCGGTCGTCGCAGGTTTCAGCCGGCCAGGTCGGGAACCGATTCGGTGGGTTTTACGCACCGGCCCGACGACGAATCAGGTATGTCCGACGACTTCCGCACCGAGCAGGACAGCCTCGGCGAGATGCAGGTACCGGCCGACGCCTACTGGGGGGCACAGACCCAGCGCGCGGTCGAGAACTTCCCCATCTCCGGGCTCACGTTCGGGCGTCGTTTCGTCCGTGCACTGGGCGTCGTGAAGAAGGCCGCCGCGCAGGCGAACCGCGACCTCGAGATGATTCCCGAGGACAAGGCGGAGTGCATCATCGAGGCCGCCGACGAGGTCATCGCCGGCGAGCACGACGACCAGTTCCCGGTCGACGTGTTCCAGACCGGGTCGGGGACCTCCTCGAATATGAACGCCAACGAGGTCATCTCGAACCGCGCCACCGAACTGTACGGCGGCGAGATCGGGAGCCGCGAGATCCACCCGAACGACCACGTCAACTTCGGGCAGTCCTCGAACGACGTCATCCCGACCGCGATGCACGTCGCCGCCCTCGAAGCCGTCGAGAAGGACGTCATCCCGGCGCTCGACACGCTCCGCGAGGCCCTCGAAGAGAAGGCCGAGGAGTTCGACGGTATCGTCAAGACGGGCCGTACCCACCTGCAGGACGCCACGCCGGTCCGACTCGGTCAGGAGTTCGGCGGCTACAAGACGCAGGTCGAGAAGGGCCTCGTCCGCGTCGACAACACCCGCGAACACCTCGCCGAACTCGCCCTCGGTGGCACCGCGGTCGGGACGGGGCTGAACACCCACCCCGAGTTCCCCGAGCGCGCCGCCGAGTACATCACGAAGGAGACCGGCGTCCAGTTCCGCGAGGCCGACGACCACTTCGAGGCACAGGCCGCCCACGACGCCATGTCCGAGGCACACGGTGCCCTCCGGACCGTCGCCGGCAGCCTGAACAAGATCGCGAACGACCTGCGCCTGCTCGCCTCCGGCCCCCGCAACGGGCTCGGTGAACTCGAGCAGCCGGAGAACCAGCCCGGTTCGTCCATCATGCCCGGCAAGATCAACCCGGTCGTCGCCGAGGCCGTCAACCAGCTCCACAAGCAGGTCGTCGGCAACGACGCGGCCGTCTCCGCCGGTGCGGCCGAGGGGCAGATCGACCTGAACCTCTACAAACCGCTGCTGGCGTACAACTTCCTGCAGTCCGCCGAACTCATCTCGAACGGGAGCGAGGTGTTCGCCCGGAAGTTCGTCGCGAAGCTGGAGGCCAACGAGGAACACTGCGAGGAGCAGGTCGAGCAGTCGATGGCGCTCGCGACCGCGCTCAACCCGCACATCGGCTACGACAAGGCCAGCACGGCCGCCAAGACCGCACTGAAGGAGGGCAAGACGGTCCGCCAGGTCGTCATCGAGAAGGGCTACCTCAGCGAGGAGGAGGCCGACGAGATCATCGACCCCGAGGCGATGACCCACCGCGGCATCCTCGGTCAGGACGACTGACACCCCGTCGAACACCCCCCGCATAGATTCCACAGCCAGATTTTCTCTCGGCACGACACGAGCCCGCTATCTGCCACCAACGACCACGCGTGAGGATATCAAGGGCAACGTTTATTACCGGGTAATCCTCTCAGTGGAAGTGAAACAACCGCACGACGGCGTGAACTTACCGAAAGTTATCGAGAGACGGAGGAAAGTCGAACAATCCATGGGTGTTATGGTGGTTGCAGTCCAAATTTGTACTATGCACACCTGTCGTAACTGCAACCAATCGTTCAGCACAGAGCTTGCCCTAGAGATGCACGTAGACACATGCGAGAAAGGACAGCTCTTTTGTGAGGAATGTGGTGACCGATTCTCCGAGCGCGTTGCGACACGCGATGGTTGGCATTATCGATGCCCGAACGACGACTGCGACGGGGAAGGACTTGGGGAAGATATTATTCAGATAGAAGATATTCGCGCGGCGACGCAGTAACGAATCCAGAGACGCTTCTACGGCCAATCGACGACTCCAGAGTGCCACGACGCGACAGCGTGTGCGCCGCACTCATCGGGGCCGGGACTCGGTTCCCGACCGGGGTCCCCCGCCTGGGCGACCGCCCGTGGCCAGGGTCGCCGGAACTGGACGGTTTTTTACCCCTCCGACTCGGAGCGTAGCGCAATGACCGACCACGACTACGAGGCGCTGGGACTGGTCGCCGGGCTGGAGATCCACCAGCAGCTCGACACCGCGAGCAAGCTGTTCTGTGGCTGCCCGACCGACCTCCGCGAGCCGGAGGAGTCCGAGCGCGAGTTCACGCGGTACCTGCACCCGACGAAGTCCGAACTCGGGGAACTGGACGAGGCGGCGCTCGAAGAGAGCCAGGTCGAACGCGAGTTCACCTACCTCGCGTACGACTCGACCTGTCTCGTCGAGGAGGACGACGAACCGCCCCACCGGCTGGACGACGAAGCACGCGAGGTCGCCCTCGAGATCGCCCAGCTACTGGACATGGCGCCGGTCGATACGGCCCACGTCATGCGCAAGATCGTCGTCGACGGCTCGAACACCTCGGGCTTCCAGCGGTCGACCGAGATCGCGACCGACGGCGAGATATCGACCGAGGACGGCCCGGTCCGCGTCGCCGACCTGATGCTCGAAGAGGAGTCCTGCCAGCGCATCGAGGAACACGACGACGGCGTCACCTTCAGCCTCGACCGCCTCGGGATTCCGCTGGTCGAGATCGGCACGAAGCCGGACATCTCGACGCCCGAGCAGGCCCGCGAGGCCGCCGAGCGCATCGGCATGTTGCTGCGCTCGACCGGCCACGTCAAGCGCGGCCTCGGCACCATCCGCCAGGACGTGAACATCTCCATCGCCGAGGGTGCCCGCGTGGAGGTCAAGGGCGTCCAGAGCCTCGACGACATCGACGACATCGTCCGGAACGAAGCCGGGCGGCAGGTCGAACTCCTCGAGATCCGTGACGAACTCGAATCGCGCGGCGCGAGCGTCGGCGAGGTACAGGACGTGACCGACACCTTCGCCGACACCGAGAGCGGCGTCATCCGCGGCGCACTCGACTCCGGCGGGAAGGTCACCGCCGTTCCCCTCTTCGGGTTCGACGGCCTCGTCGGCCGCGAGATTCAGCCGGACCGGCGTCTTGGGACCGAGTTCTCCGACCACGCCAAGCGCCACGGTGCCGGTGGCATCTTCCACACCGACGAGCTCCCGGCCTACGGCGTCACCGAGGACGAGGTCGCGGCCCTGCGTGAGGCCGTCGACGCCGGCGAGGACGACGCCGTGGCCATCGTGGCCGCCAGCCCCGAGGTCGCCGACAACGCCATCGAGGCCGCCGCGAAGCGCGCCGAGACCGCACTCGAGGGCGTCCCGGAGGAGACCCGCGGCGCGAACGAGGACGGTACGACCCGCTACCTGCGCCCGCTCCCCGGCGCGGCCCGAATGTACCCCGAGACGGACGTCCCGCCCGTGGACCTCGATCCGAGCGAGGTCGAGACGCCCGAACTCCTGACCGAGAAGGTCGAGCGCTACCAGGACGAGTACGGACTGGACGCCGGCCTCGCCGAGCAGGTCGCCTACGGCCAGCGCATGCCGCTGTTCGAGTCCGTCGTCGCCGACGGCATCGACGCGACCCTGGCTGCCGGCACGCTCGAATCCACGCTGACCGAACTGCGCCGTGACGACGTGCCCGTCGAGACCCTCACCGACGAGCACCTGCGCGACGCGCTCTCGCTCGTCGACCAGGGCGAGGTGCCCAACGAGGGCATGAAC from Haloarchaeobius sp. HME9146 harbors:
- a CDS encoding PH domain-containing protein; translation: MRLHPISAVSRALRYGVNGLSIPFFLVVILNTVGVGSVDWLFLVAPVGLVVGVAYGAMTYLRYEYDLGEDTFDVAQGVIGRTEREIPLRRIQNVDVSQNLLHRAFGVAVVRIETAGGGGTEATLSVVAEAEANRLRREIRERRARVTAEEAAAPAAETAAEPNAGGAAETGTDVEAGERGPATAAQSPSAPPAGAESSATEGQRPATEPTQPRELTSEVLFELSPVELLALAVTRFRFRSLALLIVAIPLAEDFILGLLLSAAAPFGGPSTLDPEVMTGQEMIAVGVVGPPLLLAASILLSVVVSTLEFYDFRLGREGDDLVYERGLLQRYSGSIPREKVQTITLTETFLMRPLGFAGLTVETAGYAGSRASQGSQSAVPIAKLDRTLALARELEDFEDLEFTRPPKRARRRYAVRYSIPIVLLLAVGYLVSTTVAQIPWYLPAVAFLVVPFAAHLKWANRGFAVGEDHLLIRDGFWNRTTRVVPYYRIQTVVSEATVFQRRLDLATLVADTASSATLLGGSPTAFDLDESTVNELQTGLRERLQASLHGT
- the fen gene encoding flap endonuclease-1, with the protein product MGNSDLRALAHIEEVPFDELGGGVVAVDAHNWLYRYLTTTVRWTSDHRYTTEDGDEVANLIGIVQGLPKFFEHDLTPVMVFDGGPSELKTDEIESRREQRQKMEERLEEAREEGDTAEVARLDSATQRLTPVIQETSRELLRLLDVPVVEAPAEGEAQCAHIAKRGDAEYVGTEDYDALLFGAPVTLRQLTSKGDPERMDLSKTLDELDVTLEQLIDIAILCGTDFNEGVHGYGPKTALKKIREHGDLWTVFEEEDVYVENADLVRALFRDPNVTDDYEFDTSISPDVDAAREYVVEEWEVDPDEVRRGFERIEDGLTQTGLDNWT
- a CDS encoding ABC transporter ATP-binding protein gives rise to the protein MAELTLDGITKVFVEDDGNEIVAVDDVNVDIADGEFLVLVGPSGCGKSTTLRMIAGLETVTEGELRLGGDLMNHKQPADRDIAMVFQSYALYPHMTVAENMSFGLEESTDMPDDEIQQKVTEAAEMMGIGDLLDRKPRELSGGQQQRVALGRAIVRDPSVFLMDEPLSNLDAKLRAKMRTELQRIQEDLGVSTVYVTHDQTEAMTMGDRIAILDDGILQQVGTPLECYHEPNNEFVADFIGEPSMNFFDVEVQGNRLEAEKFSYPVSQETLDAVGDATELTLGIRPEDIEIRSDVEGDHDFETVVDVVEPTGDENNLYLTFDPEAANPDTFIVTIGGMQRVEAGQPVVAHIPEEAIHLFDANTGEALKNRSLENVEALGQPV
- a CDS encoding carbohydrate ABC transporter permease, translating into MSNATATADDSVQLFGYSLRRVLLYAVLAGMATFYLIPIETGLMTSLKSNAVYTGDAPYLPPLSPAAFTLENWAQAFDGLASGLFNSLLLTIPATILSAVFGSMAAFGLTSVHWKRQVGIYALFVAGIFIPYQAVLVPLSQFWYSIVPLQEWFEPFALLLPLIQEHHWKILALVITHTAYGIPICTLLFRSYYKDLSGEMVEAARLDGATVYKIYRRIILPLSIPMFAVTFIYQFTQIWNDLLFALIIVQSGDASVVTMDLAGLGVSQSGTNFPLRMAAAFVTALPTLLVYIFFGEQFAKGVTA
- a CDS encoding BolA family protein gives rise to the protein MTPEEVADMIEANLDDAQATVERARGEHDDDHLRATVVSPAFEGKPLVQQHQLVYDALGEHMTTDIHALELKTYTPEEYAEL
- a CDS encoding carbohydrate ABC transporter permease — its product is MRKKLTQLKQALANRRREVRTDGGEAQAERSFLDRTSVQSAPFWLPPFLLVGLFVYGAIIWNVVISLTDLAGFTASPDYSNLDLENYVIAFTGGTPSWSNLSIEPIWNSARNTLVLMVAFTAICLVLGLLLAILVDQKIRYENTFRTVYLLPMSLSFVVTAKFWLFMYNRESGLINVVITSLGFDSVGIVQNPQLKLAAVIFALIWQFSGYAMVVYLAGLRAIPNEHFEAARVDGASTVRMYWRIIIPQLRTATISAAVVLVVFALKAFDFLYSMYGGYQPGPSADILATRMVREAYSNGNWAYGSAIAVVLFLMALAIVAPYLYTQYQRGQL
- a CDS encoding PH domain-containing protein; protein product: METLHGRVRIEWAVRSVITAVVLGGILFGLDRVAELGLGLAIPVALAVLIIAIGVGHAILLYRDWRFDLESDSLYLERGVITRVETAVPYVRVQHVDTQRGPIDRVLGLSRVVVYTAGSRGADVSVPGLTPERARRLRNELRDLAVESEPEDAV